The Humulus lupulus chromosome 7, drHumLupu1.1, whole genome shotgun sequence region ttgatcatccgagtctgaactcgaggcttcatcgttagcctcgttccccgatggcgGGCTTCTTTGACGAGCTGGGGGTGGAGGTCTcgcctctctccttggagggaggacgcctgtgggcaaaggcacctcctcccaatgatcatactttttattggaccagtccgaggtggactggccatctcccaaaagctcGCAATCTCGGAGCTTATTCTCATGCaagaggtacgagagagacctccggccgtaagggagttggagcagagtctctctatgctccttcatggcGTCGTTGGGTGTAGGGcggtgaaaattggctggaaaatagGACACATTGCAACTAAGTACGAACCTACAAATAAGAGCCCGAGAACAGAGATAAAGAAgattggaatacttacgaatctgccTGAATGAGTACCATCGAGACAgggacaagccatctgtccagaagaaggcttttttgaagTCAGGCGGGTGATTAGGAAGGTcctcaaacatcttcttctccttggggtagctcgaaagatagtaaaagccatctcctccccgagctcgagagggattgcttttcaaacagaagagatataaaatctcctgcgGCGAAGGCCCcttccacttcagctcgtggtataacgacctcaaggcagacagaaccctgtaagaattggtgttgagctagaacagagccaacccaacaaaatccttgaaaaaatacttcaaaggcagcaacgctcctgccttcatgtgatCCTGACTCCATGCTGCGTACCTCAGCCTGTTGTCGGGGTTTCCAGTCCCTGGGGCATAGCAGCTACGTTCGCTAGCGGTCGGAGCTCGACATCTCaaggagcttgacaacctgaggccatggaaGGCCAGAATATCAGTTATCTGATTTATCGAGGTAACTGAatagtgctcagcctcgaagatttctctcctcggttgcgaggtagaaggctcccccatgagtgaaaattggagctctctcGGGCTGTACGCAACGGTCACTGTCAATTTAGGGTCGagtgggatcggcctgggccctgaattgGATTATGGATAAATAGCCTCTCGAAGggtcctccttttcttctctatgacctcgtcaatttggcggcgataatgagctcgaatatcctcttgTTCGCGCGCGAGGTCGTACTCGTGaattcgacgttgattccgagcgaacAACGACTCCGGGCTCGAGGTTttgggcgagtaagggattgccagcaacgacccccactgtctttccagattctgtgacatctagcgagaaagaaaaaatggtgagggccatgcatgcaagagtccaAGAATTACGAGCTTTATAGGACAAGCTCGGAGGTTAAGAACAAAACGAGCTCGATATTAAGACCCtattaaagagtcagaacgtgtattctataggaaaaaggaggagagtggacataactttttgagaatcccgaaatatcagggaaaaaaggtggcggttattcagaaaaggtaatattgggtatcgtgcattctttaaaaccaagattttgtacccaaatatcttggtgtgcaagatacgtcttttaaattttggaaacccagaaaaaagagaccatgTTTGGGTTTGTTCTACATATAAACTAgatttagaaccagtaatggGAAAACCTAAATCTAAATACCTATTGGTCGAAGCATCCTAGAATATCAAACTGCGAAATGAACTAGTGCATTCCCAGGAACAAAAACAGCAAAGCCGGAAactgataaaaatatatatacatatcagaTACTTTCACAATGAAGGCGATTGCAAAAAAATTGTCGACTGagggagaggctgcaggtatgtGATCACGGTCTCGAACAGACTGACGGTCCTCTGTTTCttcggctgagaaaacatgcacaagcgAGAAGTTCCCAGGGAGAGTTTctggttttgtttttgttctttccTCTGATGAACGAAAAATAGAAGGAAGACGATGAatggggtcttatatatagacGGTAAAGGGGGATTAATCTGGGACATTGAATAAAATCCTTGCAAGATCCAATAGATAGAGATTACTGATATGATGGTACCAGAAAGGTGGTAGAtgaatgatcgtgggcagatttccaaggtactcgagtaccctaAATGGGAAATACCCAACTAAcacgtgtccattctcaagtatgtgacggtacggttcccgaggaaagtagttcaaaagtttccttctcataggattcgaacaaatactttttagggggcaagatgttatacccagatttcgagccatgagaattgtgacctcgaaagctggattcataatgaatgaactcgtaaagtctggaatatattcgaaatctaaacatcgagcctgcgaagcagagacgacttcgaagatggtagcctcgaaatcctcacgagcTCGAAAGGTAGGCCCCGAGGTGCATTTGTTCcctgggatgacctcggatcaggggctccgagcctgacacgcatacgagctcgaagtcatgtggcctcgggagatgttatagCTCAAAAGTCAATAGGAAACCTGGGAGAATAGGGTCTTGGTggtataggataataactttgaatatcctagtaAATCACCAATAAtaagacgcggtctacatttattactgtaaatcccctacaatcaagggatattatttgatcagttatacgccccctggtcttcaggggacgtttcctgttatatcggattgcaggcatctaatgccatttaatttgataatatagagtaactaccctaaatatgtgggatagtattctgaaatattctctataaatagagaggtcatgcaccattgtcaaggaccgaatttttgtgatcttgagagaaagctctgaagaattcatccttgaagaattttcagagatcatcttgagtttaataacaaagactcgtggactaggcagatttaactgctgaaccacgtaaaaaactgtgtttgtgttatcatatttttattggccattactaattattgtttacgtgctcttctttcactgttgacgaaaaacggcgtcaacatgtatgtattaaaaattaatgtagcCTAAGTGGGAGAATGTAAGACTTTTGTTTTGGGCTTACATTAACATTTTAATTGTTTTGTTAAAATATGGGTTGTTGGATAGTTCTTTGTTGTATTAGCTCATATAATTAGTGATCTATAGTTAATGAGCTTAGTATCTGTGTGAAGTCTAGTTGAAGCAGAAGTGTGGGCTTTCCAGTTGATTGAAGCCTTTGATGAGAAGACCAGTCCAACTATGGTTGTGTAGCTAAGTTCCTTAACTCTATAAATACATATTGCCCCATCACAATTGTATTCTTTTGGTTGATCTATTGATCTGCTTCCAATTTAAAGATATTGGAAGGGAGACTTAGTTGATTAGTATTGCACTACCAAATCTCAGTTATTGCAATGGAACAATCTTCTATATCATTCAATTATTCGATTACTCATAGTGTTCTACATTTATATgcaatatattattataatgttaTATGAATTTCTAACAATACTTACATAGATTAAGGGAGAGAAATGTGGCTCCCCTGTGAAGGGGAGTGATAAGGACGTTATCTTCAGGAATGTCGAAAATAGTGGCTGGTATGGAGATGAGCGTTGTATctctataataataatattattatttattgtatatatatatcatctcTATGATTTAAAATAACCAATTTTTTCCTCTCTACAACTCAGAATCATTCGAGCTCCAATACCATAAAAATATCAAGTCCGAGTAGTCCCCTAATATCATGCGCAGTGGCGACAATGAAGATTGTGGGTTAGTCGATTACCATGTCGATGTTGGGGCAACATGTTCAAAGACTTTTGGGTCTTTTTTCTAGTGAGTACAAAAATGGGTATTCACAGTAAGGTCTTCTTCATAGTCATGGTCGATCACGTGTCGGGAGCTGTGTGCATGAGAATGGACCGTAAAATTGAAAGAATAACAATAAAgactaaaaatgaaaaaaaaatcacttgactgtataaaagaatttttttcatataatgaggtgtattatgtaaatatctcaaaaataaatGCATACATTTCCTAAAAAAATTGCACATACATTAATTAAAATGTATGTACTTTCTATATAGTAGCTTTATATTTTCCAATATATATTAtagaatttttacaaaaataaattatataaccaaaaagaaaaaaaaggcaataaataaatcaataaacacaattttaaaaaatcataaatacaaTGAATGCAATAACAATAAATActaaatgattaaaaaataagtgtagaaattaaataaataagaaaaataagataACAAAGAATATATAAAATCGAACATAGGTAATGACACTTCAGTCTCTTTATTCtcatatttatataaatacatatagtatcatatttatataaatacatatagtATCATAAAAAATAACACTTGTAGTGGAATATTAAATGCAAAATCATTACAAATTACGTGAGTTTCAATATATTTGTTTACGCTCAATGAAACATCAATAAGACAAATCTGATCAAGGCTAAGGAATTTCAAGGAAAGCGATCTGTAAAACGCTTACAATCTTGAGCCAACTTCTTTGCTTGGCCTAATTTGGACGAATCCCTGTAACTCGTTTGCTGAGGCAACTCGTAAGCCTCTGGGGTTTGGCTTCTATTTCATTGTAAATTCCAATGCACTTGACGAACACTTTTTTTCAGTTCTGGGACAGTGGTGTTTTCGCTAAAATCAGTGTACAACTTGAGGTTGGAAATGACATGTCGTTTTGTTAGGTCAATGGATATGAGTGAGAGTTTTGAGAGTTCAGCTGAGGCAGTGCCTGGATCACTCTCTACAATACCCACACACTTGGTTGGGTTTGTGGTTTGCTTGCATATTGTGACCACTTCCAGGGTTGGAACCCCATAAGAGAGACAGACACAACTGAAAGATGAAGAAGCTACAAGGAAAATAGCAACGTAGTAAGCAAAATTGATGGAAGCCATTTATATTGTTTTTGAAACTGTTATAGATTCAGACCAAGAGGGATAAAAAAATGAGGTTGACGGTTTTGTATGTGTCATggaaggtatatatatatatatatatatatatgcgatgGATGCGGTCATGTACCATTTTTCTAGACTGGTCCTGCAACATATATTAATAGAATAACATGATAAATATATGTGTGTGTCTCATTTATTAAACTAATGGTTTATTTTTCTGACAGTGGGTACAAATTGTCAACTCAAATGTATTTGCATGTAAAACTTACCTGTTATAGCCAGTTTTTATTTCCGCCTATGTTGGCGCCAAACCATTATATTAGTTAATAGGTGAGTAATTTAGTTAATTCATGTTTTATGTGTAGGGATAAAATTGTAATTTGAATATTCAAAAGCAAATGAACTACTTTACAAGGTGAAATAGACCTTCAACAAGTAATTTACTATATTTACATGCAACAATATAAGTGTTGATACggtttttgccaacagtgtattaagaaataataagggcagATTAGCGCTTAATGGTAAACTGTAttaagaattcactcaagaacacagaatttttacatggttcagtggttaaaatccacctagtccacgagtcactaatATTTCTGTTTCTCtcactattttggcagagtttcggtctTACAGAATCATCATCTTTTTTTTTGTCCAACATTCCCagtatatataggggaattccatggataggtttgggtaaccgcgtgagtcaatcacacatttacataatgtctatatttaatacaaataatcgCATTTATAtgaggatatgatttgataacagaataaatatgttcctgctatctcggataataaatatgacagcctgaccataaataaacgtataaacatatctcgagtctttggggatcccaAAATATGCATTATAGTTGAATcgtcacgagctgaatatctcttCCAAAATCGTACTTTGACAATTATTTGATTCCCAACTTGTGCTTAACAACCATCGTGTTCTTAGTTCGCGATAaactcaggacgcctaacaccatgtCTGATATTTATGAATCCTGAGCTGTCCACATGAATAATAAGAAGAtgttctacttggttattttttcgtgtatttatctgccagttgtacccgagctgagtaaatgAACTTGTGATAAAAATAagatacaacattttccccccaagctcctgctcgtgtatgatgtcatcattttctgacctacacagtaagggcttttagacttctgttacataaaaccatgcctgcctactactcgagtactggacatgtggtctactgcaattggcgtctgttcgggtttcgaggagtGCAAttattgtcttgtcaactttttgccgccatctGGTTTATTTAACCTTGGTCCTTGGATCTCGAGATACCCCAATTGGATAGCCCAGATTAATTTtcgtagtttacgtataaatagggtgattagATTTCAAACCTCACCATGTttgcatttgaaaattttcccatttctaaactctcaagcttcccTTCTTCTTCCCCAAAATCCCCAAAACTGTTCATCGTGCCCAGTCAttcagaagctttccaggagaTTTTCGTGATCCGAATCTACATTCTCTGATCATCGAACAcatttcctgtaagtatctcatccttTGCTTTGAACGAATTTCTTTATTCTTCATGACCCAAAGaaacttctttttcttctttttagcaATGTTCATCGTTCGGTATTGTTAGACTTTTTATGGATGCCAATAGGGAATAGGTTTCGGCTTTAGGCTCCTTAAGCGAAACCgaatatgtttttatatataaaaaaaagtgcATCCATAAAACTAGGTAAATTTCTGGGTTAATTTGGGGTAGTTCTCATGACAAATAGGTTTAGAGAATACTTGTTTGGGGCATAGAAATCGTAACGTCCCTAGGTTAAGTaccaggtagcttaagggttacgattccttaggcggttttgcactaaaccactTTACAGAGGAAAGTAGTGACCTGACATTTTTGACAcatggatccctaaatatcaggggactTAAGAAACTGAGGCGCGTAGCTTTGGATATCGCGTGGCACCACGCGATGAGCTTCAGTTAACTTTAGCTTGTATAACGAGAATAACCCATTTCATCCTTCATACCCTCGTGgcatagttatagatcatcttaggtcgcctactaactaggccgctttgtcgtcaggcgatctGATGACACCTCCCAAGAAGAAATCCGTGAGCTCATCTACCCAATGCAAAGACAACGGGAAGCAGGTCGCCCCTGACTCTCCTATTCCACACTTTGGTCTGGTTATGGAGAAAGAAGTTCTCGTCAACCCCAACgcgttcttcgaggccgagcacataaTCTCAAAAATCAATACTCAAGGGAAGGTGAATAAAATCTTGTTGAGTCACAACATCGAGATGGAAGCTGTCGGCCTGCTAGCCCGACTTGCGTTCAAAGGGGAACGGAGTTGTCCCCTTTCCAAGATGACTACAcagcctggagcgatgagcatctgaaggctggggccttccttcccctggacaaGTACTTCGTAGAATTTTTAAACTACGTAAAACTGGCTCCTTTCCAGGTCCCCCCAAATTGATATAGACTTTTGACGGGGCTGAAATATCTGTtcttgaggcacgagtgggaggtcccctctccagcagatattttgttatttttctgtCTCAAAGCAAGCCCCGACCAGAGAGGACGCGGTGACGGATTTTACTACCTCACGCGATTTCCCAGCTCCGCCTCCACCATCGATCTTCCCAGCCATCCAAtcgactataaagatttattctttatgtcaaatggcttCAAGAATTGtgaacatcgatacttcaaccgacctcgtaaaTCTTCTACCTTTGAAAATTCAGCGcatgaatttatatttatatatatatttttaaaatgtccTGATTGAGTTTGTTTTTCATGCAGCTATATTTGCCAGGACGGAGAAATCCATGACCCTCGGGGGCCCATATGAGAAATTGTCTAGACTTCCCTCGCGGGAAAAATATTATTGCTAGGTCGTGAATGACGCCATGATgttggcctgcaagctgatcggCAAAACATTGGCCCTGAGGACCCGAGCTCCCCTTCTGGTGATCCCCGAGCTTCCTTCCTCTCAAAAGGCTTTGTCAACTGCTGAGGATACTGACAAGGAAGAGGCCGAGGTGCCTCTTGTTTGGAAAAGACAAGCTCCCGAAGTCGATCAAAGGCTTGATCCTGATCGGGCTACTTCtcgggcagcagccggcccctccggccaaggtaacccatacccttttagggAATTAGACCGGGCTGCAGCTAGCTTTAGGTTTATTCATTTCAACACCAACCAGCTACTTAGTCGCCACCCTACCGATCCAGACCTAAATATAACTCTCCTCCAATGcgtggaccatttggtggtacgcAACAACCATAGCTATCCCAAGGGTACCATTGTTGTCGAAAATATACTGCACTTTAGATCGTCTATCTTTGAAGaatatggaaccaaccttagggCTTGGCCCTCTCTGCTCCAAGGGGCATTTGCTCTTggatttaggcagtatgtagatgaaTCTAGCCATGAAGAGGGACTTGAACTCCCTAGGATTTTAGAGATTGTACCCTTAGATTCCCCCTCCTCTCCGTTACTCCCAGAGCCGGAGGTCATGCTTAGCCCGGTTCATACACCCGAGTTGGTGATAATAGATTCCTACCCTAGcctggagggtaggatctttatattccccattttatttttctttttatatcttTGAGATGTTTCTTTTATGAATTAActcttttgttcttttcaggcgaagagatggaatcaACAATGGACCCCGACCTGAGGACTGCCTTTCAGGCTAAAAAGTCCGGCACGGGCCCCGTTGTGAAGAGGCCCAGGGTTgcgaagaaggccacccctaCAATGGGGAATACttcaaaatcccctgctaagggtaAGGCACGAGCTCAGCTCGGGAACCAGCTTCGATGACCTTTGTCACCGTTGGGCAGGTTCCCCCTCCCCCACCTCAACTCATGCCTCTTCCTCAAGTAATACAAGCCAATGCCCCCACTGTCCGAATACTGGTTGATCCTCAGGACCTAGAAAaaatccctgaagcctttcggggtatcGTATATGAGACAACgactcatatggtgggccacGCCTATAAAGCCAATGTGAGGGGCCTAAGAACCATAGAGGAGTGCAGCCCGGAGAATGTCTGAGTCCTCCATGGGGATGAAACTCACCGTGAGTTCTTCTCCCATATTTGGTAATGAAAATTTCTATTTTTAATGTGTTCTTCATCTTATATTtcacttgttttgttattttgtagtccgTCCTGTCCCAATACCGAAGCATAACTCATGATAGGGCTAGAAATGAAGAGCTTCAGGCCGAGCTAGACGCTGCCAAAGTTGCCTTGAATGCTGCTCAGGAAGgtgagcaggccgccaaagctgccttgacaGCTGCTCAGAAGAACGAGCATGCTACTAAGGCTGCTCTCACCTCTtcccaagaaagcgagcaggtTGCAAAGACTGCACTATCCACCTCCCAAGCTCAAATCGTAGAAGCGAACCATCTTGCTGAACTACTTCAGGTCGAGATTGGTGAGCTCAAAGCGAAACTACTCGAGGTCGAAGTGAAAGCCAAGGAGGAAAAGGCAGTGTCATCATCAGTCATGGAGAAGATGCTATATCATTGTTGAGCCTTCAACCAGGACAggaacttctcttttatggagcccagattgtgggatccgtaccttgctaaACTGGCTCGGTTCTTGCAAGAACCCTCAGAGACTGGTGAGGCATTCGGAGTAgcggagggagatggcgaggaggtcacctTTGCAGGGCAAGCTAATGGGGCCCAatgattttatttatgattttctttgtaCTTGTCTAACAATCTTTtggtattaaacaattgccttcgggctttgTTCGAGGTTATTTATCCTCGatgcaatttgtttgttttatttcaatatatatctaacttttgatccatttgtctttcctttattatcttctCATGCTTaagaatccttagactcttgtacattcaagattttaggaatcgacttttagattgagatagattttatcgaacttggttatatccaagtttttgttTGCTTATCTggatcatacctgttaagaaccaggcctcgaacctggttatatccagggtttttaatgatttaaatttaGTTCTTGCTAGGTTGATTGATAACTCGCTCTAAAGagcccttgaataatcaatttttccaagcttccaaGTTTTTAATCTTATCCGAGCAGTCTTAATTTTACCAACCtcagttatgtgccccccaagtaactagaatttataaaatttcttggttgcttttacaaatatgagaacacgagcttgcaataataagactaagaaatggttatctaacaatccatctattaattaattagaatgacttttataaataagccttacattgatggtagcattattgataatactttttcaagtgcagagcattccaggtccgtgggactatttctccattcagtcaagctatcttgaaagttccctcgCATAAAACCTCTACAATCTAGTATGGTCCTTCGCAGTTCGGGCCTAAGACACCATCCTTAGGGTCTAATCCCAGTCTACGAGCCTTgaattttgaattgaaatagtgagtgatcttttgttgataatgggcaagaTGCAATTGCGATTCCTCTCGTTTCTCTTTGATCAGATCGAGAGGTGTGTTAAGTAGTCCGTTATTCTGTTCTTGATGAAacgtcctttgcctgtgagtagttATCATTGCAATTTGAAGCAtggcctcacttccaaaagttagggaaaaaggagtatgccccgtggaggtcgtgTGAGAAGTtcagtaggcccaaagtacttgcgggagctgctcgggccatagtcctttggctttgtctaacctcttcttcaggcttgccttaagggttttgtttacagccttgacctgcccgttggcttgtgggtatgctaccaacGAGAAACTCTTTGTGATgacatatttttcacagaagtccgtgaagagatcactatcgaattgtgtcccattgtctgacacaattttcttaggaagtccaaatcgacatataatactcttcaccacgaagtccaagactcTTTTTgatgtgatggttgccagaggctcggcttctacccactttgtgaagtaaccAATCGCCACCACCACATATCGAACTCCTCCCTTTTCCATAGGCAGGGAATCTATTAGATTGATTCCCCATGTTGCAAATGGCCACAGGgattgtaatatttattttctcagaagggcaatttcgtaatttttCCACTATGTGCatctttgtcattttttttcttttcctttgatggaatattAGATATTTATGATTTCCGATGGcgataaaattcatggtttcttaTGTTTAAATATCTTGGAAATGATTGTAAAATCCCGGCATGTGCATAatgccaaataaataaataatgactcaggttaaagttattatttattttatgaatattattattatgagtataataataataataataataataataataataataataataataataataataataatatggtatgagtttttatttttattttttatgagttattatattattattatttaaatggattAAATAATAGTAATTATAAGCAATTATGaaatgactataatgtccctatttttgggatttgttgAGGGATATTTTGAAGACattttataataaacaatatcCTAAATATCTTATTAAAATTTGTAATATAACcagatattatttattttaattgtttaattttttcaaaataaaggaaaaatcccTAGTTTTGtggaaaatgattttaatttacgtgtcatgcatgttaaaattgaatagttaaattatttcgataattaggGTTTCGAAATAAAACCCTAACGCCTATTTTTATTTTCCCTGAATTGTCGTTGTGTAATTGGATGTCTAGGAGCCAGTGGTCGTCGACGTGACACAACAAGAGGTTCGGGACACGTTAGTAGACAATTCActgcttaaggtaagaagagtggacatctgcgcataAGGTGTACGTTATGCGTGCAACCTTGTTTTCTAATTTGttagttatgtaattatatttgtgacctgaattgttgcattaggttgactagcatgaggatagtgctagggattttagttagtagacatgcttagattATAGAGTAGGCGTACTACTAGATTCTAgttgcttgtgtgagtatagcacttgtaggaattatcttgggtgtgtataactcaggataataggatgccaccatgGAATttccgagtgtgagtacagcgtaGGCAGGGCATAGATGTCTCGAGGGAACgatcgagtgtgagtacagcgaaGGCTAGACTCGGTGCCAGACTCggtgccaccgtgggaatgccgagtgtgagtacagtgcAGGCAAgacagattacatttcatgtccgatcaacatgacttgcTAGTATTTATGTGTGTAAGTGTAagacacattatgttagtgtgatatggtgcttatggatcgcacgatgattattatatttatgatgtttattttttgttttctagtttggggagttatgtcctacatagctcttcttactgggcgttagctcacgggtactctgtgtgatGGTAAAGGCAAATCAAAGTAGTGAGTGGTGtgggctcgaggcatggacatgacatgttagaggctgggcaccagttattttatgtttttttagaaattaatgtcatgttttaaatatTCAGACTTGAAcgattattttctttatgttgttgttatta contains the following coding sequences:
- the LOC133791890 gene encoding uncharacterized protein LOC133791890; translated protein: MMLACKLIGKTLALRTRAPLLVIPELPSSQKALSTAEDTDKEEAEVPLVWKRQAPEVDQRLDPDRATSRAAAGPSGQGEEMESTMDPDLRTAFQAKKSGTGPVVKRPRVAKKATPTMGNTSKSPAKGKSVLSQYRSITHDRARNEELQAELDAAKVALNAAQEGEQAAKAALTAAQKNEHATKAALTSSQESEQVAKTALSTSQAQIVEANHLAELLQVEIGELKAKLLEVEVKAKEEKAVSSSVMEKMLYHC